In Erpetoichthys calabaricus chromosome 4, fErpCal1.3, whole genome shotgun sequence, one genomic interval encodes:
- the LOC114650388 gene encoding chromosome alignment-maintaining phosphoprotein 1-like, whose amino-acid sequence METSKQVLNITGHLQCAYCSYQCISNENFQIHIGTYHPVHCENVDIGRLGKVIFYQRSPKLFHCQMCFFTGKTYTSVYDHVIIRHSFSGSANNSMSKNKGKENEVPKVTPSGNQVALVKPEGDKMKVTSDPKEEKNDMESEFFCSTPAKFTPLNSTNDSELEISDLGSPDASKTENNLKRKRNDSNEEDNSQTEKEGDDSSAMLDDSSASLKMQAEPDEAKETAQDEEEEFLSKYIRRNVGRYYCKICNWRGKMKGFVLYHVSRKHNIPKPYACKECDKSFFLESLLNNHVNLHHKQGLYKCPYCNFESNFLRGIRKHLKHCNSQHGEVVEHETWESDEQMEDLN is encoded by the coding sequence ATGGAGACAAGCAAACAAGTGCTTAACATAACTGGGCATTTACAGTGCGCTTATTGTAGTTATCAGTGTATAAGCAATGAAAACTTTCAGATTCATATTGGTACTTATCACCCAGTGCACTGTGAAAATGTTGATATAGGCAGACTTGGAAAGGTCATCTTTTATCAGAGAAGCCCCAAGCTTTTCCATTGTCAGATGTGCTTTTTCACTGGTAAGACATATACAAGTGTGTATGACCATGTTATAATCCGACACTCCTTTTCAGGAAGTGCCAACAATTCAATGTCCAAAAATAAAGGCAAGGAGAATGAGGTGCCCAAAGTTACACCTAGTGGCAATCAGGTGGCACTAGTTAAACCGGAAGGTGATAAGATGAAAGTCACCAGTgatccaaaagaagaaaaaaatgatatggAGTCAGAGTTCTTTTGCAGCACACCAGCAAAGTTTACACCACTTAACAGCACGAATGACAGTGAGTTGGAGATTTCAGATCTGGGCAGTCCTGAtgcatcaaaaactgaaaataacctAAAAAGAAAGCGAAATGACAGCAATGAAGAAGATAATTCACAAACTGAGAAAGAAGGTGATGACAGCAGTGCCATGCTAGATGATAGCTCGGCTAGTTTAAAAATGCAAGCTGAGCCTGATGAAGCCAAAGAGACTGcccaggatgaagaagaggaatttttATCGAAATATATTCGTCGGAATGTAGGCAGGTACTACTGCAAAATCTGCAACTGGCGTGGCAAAATGAAAGGCTTTGTGCTGTATCATGTAAGCAGAAAGCACAATATTCCCAAACCTTATGCATGCAAAGAATGTGACAAGTCCTTCTTTCTGGAAAGTCTACTAAACAATCATGTGAACCTTCACCACAAGCAAGGACTATACAAATGCCCCTACTGCAATTTTGAGTCAAACTTTCTCCGAGGCATCCGGAAGCATCTGAAGCACTGTAACTCCCAACATGGGGAAGTAGTGGAACATGAGACTTGGGAAAGTGATGAACAGATGGAGGACTTAAATTAA